In Spirosoma aureum, a single genomic region encodes these proteins:
- a CDS encoding 1-aminocyclopropane-1-carboxylate deaminase/D-cysteine desulfhydrase, with translation MDELARQLSELAGNSPVQLLNDPFPEPVGIRLFLKRDDLLHPLVSGNKWRKLTYNLLEAQRQHLNTLLTFGGAYSNHLYATAAAGQVFGFKTIGIVRGEELANSSRNPTLAFCESCGMTLYFISRAEYRQKDDPDFQADLINRFGPCYLIPEGGTNELAIHGTAEIIPELISQLGRIPDYVCCPVGTGGTVAGLARSAPKETVVLGFVVLKGLDLTTLYSEPIEAGLALARPRQVDYPFGGYAKTTPELIDFIRAFERKTEVKLEQIYTGKMLYGIYDLARQGYFPNEATVVAVHTGGLQGRSKELEAD, from the coding sequence ATGGACGAACTTGCCCGGCAACTGTCTGAATTAGCTGGTAACTCGCCGGTCCAACTGCTCAATGATCCATTTCCTGAACCAGTCGGTATTCGGCTTTTCCTGAAACGGGACGACTTGCTGCATCCCCTGGTATCTGGCAACAAATGGCGAAAGTTGACTTATAACCTGCTGGAAGCTCAGAGGCAGCACCTGAACACATTGCTGACTTTTGGTGGAGCCTATTCTAACCATCTATATGCGACGGCTGCAGCGGGGCAGGTATTTGGTTTTAAAACCATCGGCATCGTACGAGGAGAGGAACTGGCCAATTCGTCGCGTAATCCGACGCTGGCCTTTTGCGAATCGTGCGGAATGACCCTGTATTTTATAAGCCGGGCCGAGTATCGACAGAAAGATGATCCGGACTTCCAGGCCGACCTGATAAACCGATTCGGACCCTGTTACCTGATTCCCGAAGGGGGGACCAACGAACTGGCGATACACGGTACGGCCGAAATCATTCCCGAATTAATTTCCCAGTTGGGCCGTATTCCCGACTATGTGTGTTGCCCGGTCGGAACGGGTGGTACGGTTGCCGGTCTGGCGCGATCGGCCCCGAAAGAAACAGTGGTGTTGGGGTTTGTGGTGTTAAAAGGGCTTGACCTGACTACATTATATTCTGAACCGATAGAAGCAGGTCTGGCTCTTGCCCGGCCCAGACAAGTTGACTATCCTTTTGGCGGATATGCTAAAACTACGCCCGAACTGATTGATTTTATTAGGGCATTCGAGCGGAAAACAGAAGTTAAGCTTGAACAGATCTATACCGGAAAAATGCTCTACGGTATTTATGATCTGGCCCGTCAGGGCTACTTTCCCAACGAGGCTACGGTCGTAGCTGTTCATACCGGTGGCTTGCAGGGGCGCAGTAAAGAACTGGAAGCTGACTAA
- a CDS encoding RluA family pseudouridine synthase, with amino-acid sequence MVAETEDELPEDDELYEHHRIVVDKGQSLLRIDRFLMDRLQNATRTKIQAAIDVESVQVNGKITKASYKIKPADVITVSLPHPPRDTDIKPENIPLTIVFEDDDLLVLNKPAGMVVHPAHGNWDGTLVNALVYHFQNLPTSRNGDIRPGLVHRIDKDTSGLMVIAKTEYAMTHLARQFFDHSIERTYNALVWGQPEPADGTITGYIGRSVRDRKVQVIYDDEAKGKWSVTHYKTLEALRYVTLVQCNLETGRTHQIRAHMKHIGHPLFNDAMYGGDRILRGNPVGSYKAFVENAFKLLPRQALHAKSLGFIHPRSRQWLQFDSDLPDDFQATLSKWKNLIANAQ; translated from the coding sequence ATGGTAGCGGAAACGGAAGACGAATTACCCGAAGACGACGAATTATACGAACATCACCGCATTGTGGTCGATAAAGGCCAGAGCCTGCTACGCATCGACCGGTTCCTGATGGACCGGCTCCAGAATGCCACGCGCACCAAAATTCAGGCTGCTATTGATGTGGAGTCCGTACAGGTAAACGGTAAAATCACCAAAGCCAGCTACAAAATCAAACCGGCAGATGTTATAACCGTTTCGCTGCCTCACCCGCCCCGCGACACCGATATCAAGCCGGAAAACATTCCGCTGACCATCGTATTTGAAGATGACGATCTGCTGGTGCTTAACAAACCAGCCGGTATGGTCGTGCATCCCGCCCACGGCAACTGGGATGGTACGCTGGTCAACGCACTGGTTTATCACTTCCAGAATCTGCCCACCTCCCGAAATGGTGATATCAGGCCTGGCCTGGTACACCGGATCGATAAAGATACATCGGGTTTGATGGTTATTGCCAAGACGGAATACGCCATGACGCACCTGGCAAGGCAGTTTTTTGACCACAGTATCGAGCGAACCTACAATGCGCTTGTCTGGGGACAGCCGGAGCCAGCCGACGGTACCATCACGGGTTATATCGGTCGAAGCGTGAGGGATCGAAAAGTGCAGGTGATCTATGATGACGAGGCCAAAGGCAAATGGTCTGTTACGCATTATAAAACGCTGGAAGCCCTGCGTTACGTCACACTGGTTCAGTGTAATCTGGAAACTGGCCGTACGCATCAGATCCGGGCACACATGAAGCATATTGGACATCCCTTATTCAACGATGCCATGTATGGCGGTGATCGCATTCTGCGGGGTAATCCGGTCGGAAGCTATAAAGCCTTTGTCGAAAACGCCTTTAAGCTATTACCCCGGCAGGCATTACACGCAAAATCATTAGGTTTTATCCATCCACGCAGTCGCCAGTGGCTCCAGTTCGACTCTGACCTCCCCGACGATTTTCAGGCTACCCTGAGTAAATGGAAGAATTTAATTGCCAATGCACAATGA
- a CDS encoding GNAT family N-acetyltransferase, with product MISIRPGTRTDIPQAFALVTELAVYELAADQVSNSAEQMADDGFGANPLFGMLVAEDSESQKIVGMALYYFRYSTWKGKRLYLEDIIVTEDFRGYGIGKLLLDATIEMAHETHCTGMMWQVLDWNKPAIGFYQQFGTRFDDGWTNCHLDF from the coding sequence ATGATTTCAATTCGTCCTGGCACCCGTACCGACATTCCACAAGCTTTTGCTCTTGTAACTGAACTTGCCGTTTACGAATTAGCAGCTGATCAGGTTTCCAACTCCGCCGAGCAGATGGCCGATGATGGTTTCGGAGCCAATCCGCTTTTCGGGATGCTTGTCGCTGAAGATTCTGAAAGTCAGAAAATTGTTGGCATGGCCTTGTATTATTTCCGGTATTCGACCTGGAAAGGCAAGCGTCTTTACCTGGAAGATATTATCGTTACCGAAGATTTTCGCGGTTATGGTATCGGAAAATTACTTTTAGACGCCACGATTGAGATGGCTCATGAGACCCATTGCACGGGCATGATGTGGCAGGTACTTGACTGGAATAAGCCTGCTATTGGCTTCTATCAGCAATTTGGTACCCGTTTCGACGACGGCTGGACGAACTGTCATCTGGATTTTTGA
- a CDS encoding L-threonylcarbamoyladenylate synthase: protein MTQIGTDVRVAAEFLQAGNVVGIPTETVYGLAGNAFNPDAVLTIFRVKNRPAFDPLIIHTDSLTKVEQFVTSVPEPAQKLAQLFWPGPLTLLLPKHDHISDLVTSGLPTVAVRIPNHPLTLDLLRSIDFPLAAPSANPFGYISPTTAQHVADQLGDQIPYILDGGPASIGLESTIIGFENRKATVFRLGGMALEQIERIIGPVDVRTHSTSNPNAPGMLSSHYAPRKPLVLLKPGESPQPDKHAGALAFRELFGGISPDNQRVLSPTGDLNEAAKNLFAHLRTLDALPVKVIYAEQLPNQGLGWAINDRLKRASAQD, encoded by the coding sequence ATGACGCAGATTGGCACGGATGTTCGTGTAGCAGCCGAGTTTTTACAAGCAGGTAATGTTGTCGGAATTCCGACCGAAACGGTATATGGACTGGCTGGCAATGCCTTTAATCCGGATGCAGTGCTGACTATTTTTCGGGTCAAAAACCGCCCGGCATTCGACCCGCTGATTATTCATACCGATTCATTGACCAAGGTCGAACAGTTTGTCACTTCAGTTCCCGAACCGGCCCAAAAACTAGCCCAGCTGTTCTGGCCTGGGCCATTGACACTGCTTTTACCGAAGCACGACCATATTTCGGATCTCGTTACATCGGGTTTGCCTACCGTTGCCGTACGCATCCCCAACCATCCGCTCACGCTAGACCTGTTGCGCTCGATTGATTTCCCATTAGCGGCTCCTAGTGCAAATCCATTTGGCTACATTAGCCCAACTACGGCCCAACACGTGGCCGATCAGTTGGGCGATCAGATTCCATACATTCTGGACGGCGGCCCGGCCAGCATTGGTCTGGAATCGACAATTATTGGATTTGAGAACAGAAAGGCTACTGTTTTCCGGCTGGGTGGCATGGCCCTTGAGCAAATCGAACGGATCATCGGGCCAGTTGATGTACGAACTCATTCGACCTCGAACCCCAATGCTCCTGGCATGCTAAGCAGCCATTATGCTCCGCGTAAACCACTTGTTTTGCTTAAACCGGGCGAAAGTCCTCAGCCCGACAAACATGCCGGAGCACTGGCTTTCCGAGAGCTTTTTGGAGGCATATCACCTGATAATCAGCGGGTACTATCCCCTACCGGTGACCTGAACGAAGCGGCTAAAAATCTGTTTGCACACTTAAGAACGCTTGATGCGCTTCCCGTTAAGGTTATCTACGCAGAACAGCTTCCCAATCAGGGGCTGGGCTGGGCAATCAACGACCGTTTGAAACGGGCATCGGCACAAGACTGA
- a CDS encoding transglycosylase domain-containing protein, whose amino-acid sequence MTYRQRKAIRIAGWVFLSIFLLGCVGAGIAYSKRESLLQTALERAIRKAKRDYNLDVRIGSAKFTGLSSLAFTDISVVPEKRDSLARIKRVELAVRFWPLLAGKVGLSGMTLENGLIQVIKRDSLTNIDFLLRRKRDSTETDSPNESRRHTDLSNVAENLIDNILSKIPEDLNISNLEFRGMDNKDTISLLTQTATIKDEAVLSTLKLNGNQAIWHVTGTADPADREYDLALYAEGRGGRPKPLELSYIQKRFNLKLQADTVRAQLRDVDRAGDEFRLEGVGSVRNLRINHPAIARTDVLVPQASMNANLFVGEDYVGVDSSSVVRLGEVSARPFIKYQLKPIKIYDVQLHTDLLDAQALFNSFPQGLFESLEGMQVAGKLKYDASFHLDTSLPDSVQFNSGLTPEGFRVLKMGRTDFAAINHPFIYTPYEKGKPVRDIMIGPENPDYTPLNQISPDLRNALLTSEDYNFFTHKGFNEKAFRVSIATNFKEKSFKRGASTISMQLVKNAFLNRNKTLSRKVEEILIVWLIENEHIVPKSRMYEVYLNIIEWGRNIYGIGEAARYYFGKRPADLNLGESIFLAFVVPRPKRALDWFLPDGSLQARNVRGYFRLIGKIMARRGLTAPDSGAFGFYDVRLREGLRRQIAPVDSLFQSDSLMTEPVDGIDEDNDEGTGIGNFFRRLFKGKKSDEKNTTDEVPSVQPDRRPADRPDVLPNEPVATDTVKTRKQLRQERRERKRREKEAQKELENNNP is encoded by the coding sequence ATGACGTATCGTCAACGTAAAGCCATCCGAATCGCTGGCTGGGTATTTCTAAGTATATTTTTATTGGGCTGTGTAGGCGCCGGTATTGCTTATTCCAAGCGCGAAAGCCTGCTCCAAACTGCCCTTGAGCGAGCCATCCGAAAAGCAAAGCGAGACTATAATCTTGACGTTCGGATCGGCTCTGCCAAATTTACAGGTCTAAGCTCCCTGGCCTTTACTGATATTTCGGTCGTTCCCGAAAAACGCGACAGTCTGGCTCGTATCAAGCGGGTAGAATTAGCCGTTCGGTTCTGGCCATTGCTGGCTGGTAAAGTTGGCTTATCGGGTATGACCCTCGAAAATGGGCTTATTCAGGTCATTAAACGTGATTCGCTCACTAATATTGATTTTCTGCTCCGCCGAAAGCGCGATTCGACCGAAACAGATAGTCCTAATGAAAGCCGCAGGCATACCGATTTATCGAATGTGGCCGAGAATCTGATCGACAATATTCTTTCTAAAATCCCCGAAGACCTGAACATTAGTAATCTGGAGTTTCGGGGCATGGACAATAAGGATACGATCAGTCTGCTTACGCAAACAGCTACCATCAAGGATGAAGCAGTCCTTTCGACGCTCAAACTGAATGGCAATCAGGCCATCTGGCACGTTACCGGTACGGCCGATCCTGCTGACCGCGAATATGATCTGGCGCTCTATGCCGAGGGTCGGGGTGGACGGCCTAAACCACTCGAATTATCGTATATTCAGAAGCGATTCAACCTGAAATTACAGGCGGATACGGTTCGGGCCCAGCTTCGCGATGTAGATCGGGCGGGTGATGAGTTTCGACTCGAAGGGGTAGGCTCCGTGCGAAATCTGCGCATTAACCACCCAGCCATTGCCCGGACGGATGTGCTTGTGCCACAAGCGTCGATGAATGCGAATCTGTTTGTAGGCGAAGATTATGTGGGTGTAGATAGCTCATCAGTGGTTCGTTTAGGTGAAGTCAGTGCACGACCGTTTATAAAATACCAGCTAAAGCCAATCAAGATTTATGATGTGCAGTTGCATACCGATCTACTAGATGCACAGGCACTTTTCAACTCATTTCCACAGGGTCTGTTTGAATCGCTGGAAGGTATGCAGGTAGCTGGAAAGCTAAAATACGACGCTTCATTCCATCTGGATACCTCCCTACCCGACTCCGTACAGTTTAATTCGGGGCTGACCCCCGAGGGGTTTCGGGTTTTGAAAATGGGCCGCACCGATTTTGCCGCCATCAATCACCCATTCATTTATACCCCATACGAGAAAGGAAAACCCGTTCGGGATATCATGATTGGCCCCGAAAATCCGGACTATACGCCACTAAATCAGATTTCACCCGATCTGCGCAATGCGTTATTAACCTCAGAAGATTATAATTTTTTCACCCACAAAGGGTTCAATGAAAAAGCGTTTCGGGTATCTATTGCCACCAATTTCAAGGAGAAATCCTTTAAACGCGGGGCAAGTACCATTTCGATGCAGCTGGTTAAAAACGCCTTTCTGAATCGCAATAAAACGCTCTCCCGTAAAGTCGAAGAAATTCTGATTGTCTGGTTGATCGAAAACGAACACATCGTTCCGAAAAGCAGGATGTATGAGGTCTATCTAAATATCATCGAGTGGGGGCGCAATATTTATGGTATCGGCGAAGCAGCCCGGTATTATTTCGGGAAAAGACCCGCCGATCTCAATTTAGGCGAAAGTATTTTCCTGGCGTTTGTCGTTCCACGCCCTAAACGCGCCCTCGACTGGTTTTTACCCGACGGTTCGCTACAGGCCCGGAATGTACGCGGTTATTTCCGGCTCATTGGAAAGATCATGGCTCGGCGCGGATTAACCGCGCCCGATTCAGGTGCTTTTGGGTTCTATGATGTTCGATTGCGCGAAGGACTTCGGCGCCAGATTGCACCGGTCGACTCCCTGTTCCAGAGCGACAGCCTGATGACTGAACCGGTTGACGGAATAGATGAGGACAATGACGAAGGAACCGGCATTGGAAACTTCTTCCGGCGGTTGTTTAAAGGCAAGAAAAGTGACGAGAAGAACACGACCGATGAGGTGCCTTCGGTTCAACCCGACCGTCGGCCTGCTGATCGTCCTGATGTTCTTCCCAACGAACCCGTTGCGACTGACACCGTAAAGACCCGCAAGCAACTTCGCCAGGAACGACGCGAACGCAAACGTAGGGAGAAGGAAGCTCAAAAGGAGTTAGAAAATAATAATCCATAA